The genomic interval GAATTGAGAGAGGTgtgatgggggggagggggcagtcAGGGGCCAtattgtgggggggggttgagtcttTGTCAAGGCTGGGGTGAAGAGGTGTAATAGCTATGTGGGGGGGCTGGGAGTCTGGGTTAGAACTGGTCCATTGTCTTTCAAATCTACAGTAAAAGTCATTCAGTTCATTTGCAAGTTTGAGGTCTTCCACGGAGTGTGGGGATTTGGTTTTGCATCCGGTGATCACCCGCAGCCCCTTCCAGACTGACGAGGAGTCGTTGGCTGCAAActgttgttccagcttctttGAATACTGTTGTTTGGCCTCCTTAATCTCCTTGCCAAACGAGTATTTTGCCAGTCTGAAACTATCCATGTCCCCACTCTTGAAGGCCGCCTCATCTTCAAACGAAGCTGTTTGAGTTTTGCTGtgaattgagatgagtgtcatcacataCACAATATgaagatacaaactaactcaaagatcaATTTTTCGCCAgactgtgtgactgtggcgtcaaagtttgattacatgccattaaaacacaatgttctgtattgcggacatacatggaccatgatcCTTCGATGCTGAGCCGttaacaaacaactccactcctgctgTGTCAGTGGTCtgaaggaatctttatgtcttgcaaataagatgtctcactctctctcagaattgggacatttcctcaaaccgtgtaaacattgaggtacggcgaaggttcatccttcgccaaaagAGACGATGTTGTCccaactccactgtgcattgtcctatcaccaccaaacttctgtctcatgatcagagtccaagcctgaacagctctgtgtgtcaAAATTtccagtcattttttttttcaggcaaaacacatgcaacgcttcaaaatgcatgtgctcgtgactgcccagtgctgctttgcagtcctacttatatttattgttattattgttattattattattttcctatctattattataattaccattctagggtaaagagaACAACAGTTCAAACAGTTTAAATCAGACAAACATGTGAAAACATCTCtcggattattttattttcagtttctttcacACTGAACCTTAGATGTTTCCAACCGTTCTTCATCATGAtcagggcttttattttgaaagtcccGGATGTGCGGTGGCGTCACTCTGTGGCTCTTGACTTTTGGTTCTGCTTATAAACAGAGTGGCTGAAGTTTAGTTTCAGCACCTCCTTTGAACTCTCCTTCTGGATCTCCTCTGGATCTCCTCTGTGGAGCTCAGGTGAGATGACGACCTCTCCCCCCGGCTCGAAGGCCCTTGACGGGATGTACTCGCATCTGATCGAGGCCGAGGACGAGCAGCACCGCAGATCAGATGTGGAAGGTAAGAATCAGATCCAGATGTTGATCTTCTTCTCTATCATGTACAACACAGAGTGGAGAGAAGTACATGTACTTTCTTTTACATCTATAAATCTTTTACCTTCTTATATCTTTGAACCAGAGAATATTCCCAGTTTCCCAAAGCTTGCTTCttctactattattattattaataataataataataatattaaatccTGAATATGTGTATAACCTGGTGATTTCTGCCTCACATCCACACAAGTGAAAGTAATTTGGGCTCGGTTCGAACATTGTGGTGCAGTTCACACACGTCCCTGAATCTGTTCCGACACGTCTCAGATACAAGTCAAACTTTTCCTTAGTAAACAAAAGGCTCCAaacttaaccctttgatacacaagctatgcaaacccccttaggcacaacatgggtaaacaaatgacccgtattgacttacaatgttatttcatgcatggctgagtgtttctttgctatatttttggaaatctaattatttcatcatttaatattcaaagtattcattaaatatcttgtttttgattaccacaaaactttattttcattttatctttcataatttatgaactaaaatagtttttgtatttttaaataaagtttacacacatgggtcaaaaatgacccgatggagtttaaattgtaaatatctttgcaatgaatttatttcatcattcagaatttcaagaattcctcaattaacttgtttttgatcatcacaaattcttattttcatttttccttttctacttttttaataaaaaacatttttgtatcactacccttccatgggtcaaaaatgatttcacatgttatttcatgcatggctgtgcttctttgctatatcttttgaaatctattcatttaatcatttaatatttcaaagtattcattcaaatatcttgtttttgattaccacaaatcattattttcattttctctgtcttaatttttgaactaaaatagtttttgtattacttcatcacgtttacacacgggtcaaaaatgacccatgtatgcaagtgtgaatttgataggatcctttgatttgtaaatgtttgtagttagaaacatgtttactgtggacaacttttcacatgccacacttgtcaaaactacttgtcagaacttaatcatgttgacctagctatcgtaAGCTAGAATTTACCtagcttacataagctaacattagctagctaaaagagaatatgttaacagctagctaataatattcaacatatttatctttcccacgagtagagggaaataatgttcaaatgttatttgCAGTTATCTTTacacaagatatcaaatattttcttaggtaaaacgattgtaaaataagacatgAATCCGATGTGCAAAAGCAGaccgtttagttctgacaagtagttctgacaagtgtggcatgtgaaaagttgtccacagtaaacatgttcctaactacaaacatttacaaatcaaaggttcccatcaaattcacacttgcatacttAATACGttaacttgatgtagtaatacaaaaaccattttagttcaaaaattaagacagagaaaatgaaaataatgatttgtggaaatcaaaaacaagatattttaattaatactttgtaatattaaatgattaaataaatagattttaaaagatatagcaaagaagcacagccatgcatgaaataacatgtgaaatgaatacgggtttttgacccatgttgtgccttagaagggtagtgatacaaaaattattttttattaaaaaagtaaataaggacaaataaaaataagaatgtgtaatgatcaaaaacaagttaattgaggaattcctggaattctgaatgatgaaatacatttattgtaaagatatttacaattaaaactccatcgggtcacttttgacccatgttgtgtatcaaagggttaagacAATTAGTGTTGAATTCTTTATACACAGTTCTAGAAGCCATGgaattgtctttttaaaattcCAAAGCCAAGTTAGAGCTCTTCGGATCAATCCATCGTGATGTGAAAAGATGTGTGATTCTCACTTTTATTATTGATTAGTGCGATGATCGTTTTTTCTCATTAATAATTTGCACAAGTAGAGAAGATTCTGTTGACTTTGACCACAAACAGAGAAGAGCATCCACATTTTGAAAAAGAGGAAACTTTGGAATGTTGAGCTGAAGAAAGTCTCAGCCCCTCGGCTCCACTGAGGTTCCTCTGACGTCTCTGGTTTTGTGAGGACATCGTGTGAATCAATGAACGAGACTCATTTGCTGTATTTTTGCTTTGTGGATTATTTCTTTTACTTATTTGTTTTACCCCCCCTCCGCACAGTCTCCCAGGTCAGACTGCCCCCCCGGCTGAGCGGCCCCAGGCCCTACCGCCTCGCCATCATCTGCCTGGCCACGCTCTGCGCCATCCTGCTGATCTCTATCATAGCCATGGCTGCACAGGGTGAGTAGACGTCAGGTgaccgctgctgctcctcaggtgGTTTGTTCTGGGACTGAGGTGTGAACTGGCTCATGTCTGTTCCCAGCTCAGAGAGCAGGTAAACACTGAGTCCCCGTGTTCCAGCTCTTCTGTTCTCCGACTGTTCACCTGCTCGGATGGCAGGAATTCACCACTGCTGACTTTACACTTTCAGTCCAGAAAAGAGGATCTAGTGGTTTGAGCGTTGCCACACATTTTATGGAATATTAGCCAATAGTGTAATGTGACACACTATTGGCTAATATTCCAATAATTCCATgtttatgtgtgcatgtgtgcatgtgtgcatgtgtgcatgtgtgcatgtgtgtttgtgcgtgtgtgtgtgtgtgtacttgttatATTGAAAAAGCTGCGGAGTGCAGAGGCTGAAAAGCTGATTCTGCTTTTAATCATCCCGTTTACTAAACTGCTGCCAGTTGAGTCAGAGGCTGATTTCAGACCTGATCTGAACCACtgatgtgttcctcacatgttcctgacgtgttcctcacatgttcctgacgtgttcctgacgtgttcctgacgtgttcctcacgtgttcctcacatgttgtAGAGGTTCTgtctgtgagaacaaatgtctcAGTCAGTGTCTCTGGGCATTTTCtggaggtttctaacacgtgacagacgtgaaactggaagaacacaaatatctcagcatgaagaagaggagccgtacacgtagaagacgaagacatcaacttggaaacacgaagagattccagatcttttaGGGATAAGGGCCGACaccggtgtggatgagctgtaaacaacaacactgatctttccacagcagagtttctacgtcatgtcccgcctcctgctgctctacaggctccgcccctcgcctggatgttccccccatgttcctgttggtgtgaacgtgtcggacccgacaacctgctgctgtttaGTGTATCTGACATTGGGTTAGAGTGAGTCAACAGAGGCGACGAGGTTAAAATCTTCTAAAAGATTTGGAACGTCATATTTGGGCTGCATCTGAATTCACTCTCTTTTTTCTGGTCCATGGTTCCACAGGTAAAAACAAAGCTCAGGGAGGCGGTGAAGTGGCCCCGGGGCCACAGAAGCAGACGCAGGATGTGAACGTGACGGCTCTGACCGCCAACAACAGCGCTCTGATGCtggagaagaagcagctgcaggtgcaGATTGACGAGCTGCTGGTCAAACTGGCCACCTTGATGGCCACTAAGGGTACAAACCTTTTGAAATGGACGTGTAATAAGTAATCAATTATTTCAGATTCATGGTACTGGTTGGTTGGTCGTTGCCTGGAGACGTCATGAAACTGTCGGGGGccattcattttaaaaacatttaatacgGTCAAGGAGACCAAATTAATCAAAGTGTGTTTGCGTCTGTGTCCTTCTTCAGCTCCTGAGGTGATCAAACCGACCGAGGCCGCCATCGTCTGCCCCATGGAGTGGCAGCTCTTCAACAACAGCTGTTACCTCATCTCCAGGCTGTCCAGGGATTGGCATGAGAGTCAGTCGTACTGCCAGAGCCAAGGAGCTCACCTGGCCATCATCCACTCGGCCGAGGAGCAGGTTCGTCACAACACATCAGCTGCTGTTAGAACATGAACATTAACTGTTAATTAGTGACGAATACGCTTTTTCCTTCTCAGACGTTCCTGTGGGATCTCCTTCCCAGAGGCCATTGGAACGCCTACTGGTTCGGGATCACTGACGGGCAGACAGAGGACCAGTGGAAATGGGTGGACGATACTCCAGTGGTCGGAGGGTAGGTTCATGGATTCAGCAGCTTGTGATTGACTCAGTGAGTTGGTGTCTTTGGTTGTTCAGAGGATTTTCCCCCTTTTCTAACAGTCTCCTCTCTCCAACATGCTGCTGGAGCTTCTTGTTGCATTCGTCCAAAGAACTGTGAACTTTGTGGATTTCTCTCAATTTCTGTTTCTGAGTTTTTTCTCGAGGTGAATCGTGTGAGGTTCTAGCCTTGACACAGAAACATcccaaaaaaatgtttatctcGTTCTCTATctcgtgaaaaaaaaatccccttgTTTACAGAACTCTTCCCCCTCGACACAATAACCATTTTAACCGAGAGTCCATCACTTTTAAACCCTTCTTTCCATTTTCACGTGAATCCACTCAAATTACAACTAGAATCTTGTTTTCAAAAGGGCCTGAagagcaaagagaaccagaaggaagaagagactTCAGAAGGAGCTTTGAAAGAGATTTAAGACAAATTTACCAGAAGCTttgaccatttaaaaaaagactgacTTTTGCCCCAAACTGGTTTTCTGGCTCCAgtctgagacacacaaacacgactgACTAATGGACCCTGTTAAACATTGACTGGTCCCAGACCTGCAGACTTCGGTGCATGTTTTGATGATCTAAGTTACAGATGTGAGAGAACAGCAGGAGGGAGGCAGGATCCTGTCTGCCAGCAGCAAACAGCCGctgactctgacctctgacctctgtcctcggacctctgacctctgatgaaaagcaaagagagaggagctgaaaTCTGTGacacagatgtttttcttctgtttgctatcctctgtgtttaCTTGATGTTTCTAATTTCAGATTTTTTCTTCCTCATTTTTTCTTCCTCATTTTGAAAagaatttctgatcatcaaattTTCTGATGACCGATCTTTTGTCATCCCTCCTCTTGTCGTCCCTCTTATGGCCCCTTGttccttcccttcctctttGTCCTGACTCTGCTCTGCTGTCTCACAATGATTTGACATTGACTTAAATATTTGATCTTTATTCAATACTGTGCAACTTTTATAATTTGTATCCAAATTTAATAATTCTACGGTAAAGAGTAAGATTTCCATTAAATCATTGACTGTTTATGGATGAATTGACTGAGTCGTTGAATCTTCTGTCCTCACTCCAGTTTCTGGGAGGTCGGCGAGCCCAACAACCACATCAACGAGGACTGCGGCTACATGATCAAAACTCGGGTGCTGACGCGAGTGGCCGTGAGGAGCTGGTACGACGCCCCCTGTCACATGGGCTTGCCGTACATCTGTGAGAAGGAGATGGGCGCCGGTGTCAGCACGGCTATGCCACACTGAGGCGCCGAGGAAACCATTCGCTGGCTCAACAAACGCCTGCAgctacagatatcttactttcTTAATTATCTTTCAAAACCTCAACTTTTAATTCACGTTATTTTGATATGAAGACATTCCGATGTTGATTTTGCATGAAACAATGGACTCATTAAAAGTCTGGCTGCTGTTTAACTTAGTGACAGAGAACGGGACTAAAGAGGAAATGTGAAGCAGtaaaaaactgtatttagtATCAAATGCCGGTAAAGTAAGAAAAGTAATCAAATGATTTTACTAGTTTGTGAAACAAAGGACGTAATTTTCCACTTCTGATATGTGCGTAGAAGGAAAAAGCAGGACCTGTGCCTAaaatcatcaccaccatcaatATTAACTTACAATTAATTAAGTGTGAATATTAacctaaaataagaaaataattctAACCGAAtccttgtttctttttaccttgACTTAATGCATCATTTCACTTTGGCATTTAACACCATTCTTATGAATATCATCAATTTGAATCATTACCAATTTCCTTAGAATCTCTTGTTTAAAATCAATATAagtaaatgaaagaaagaatatCTGATTTTAATGGTTTGTAATAATTGTACATATATAATGCTTTACACGAATGTCAAATTTTTACACGCTTGTATTGGAGAATTTATAAATCAGGGATTCAAGATAACTTTTTACGTTTTGATGTATTTCTAACATGCTTGTGTTTAAAGGTTTAAGGCTTAATGTCAAAATCTatttgttttctcatgtttatTAGCTAGTTTCATAAAAACGTGGCCACTAACTGTAAATGTAATTGTCGAATAAATACTGACatactgaaaaataaatcaatactgAAAGATAAACTATTCCACATGATAGTTGACTGTTGtctgtaatgttgttgttgcCGAACAATGAACCTTCAGTCAAAATAGCGATTCCAGTTGTCCTGGTGCTGCAGTTTTAgacctttcaaagtaaaagcatattCAGTCTCTTACTCAGACATTTATTCATCATGTGAATTATTTcgttttttgaaaagttaaagtCAGGGTTTTAAGCAAAGTTAATATTTGTTGAGTTTAAAGAGTTCATCTTCTAATTAACTACATGAAACGAGATGCAGGATTATAATTGGACacaatctgtgtttatttgtaatctatgagtatttctactttgcaCAAATCTACCTTTTTCAGGGTTTtaatcaaacagaaaacacagaatcagaaacaacttCATCCCACGTTCCAGTGACGTCATGTCGGttcctctctgagctgctgGATCCTTGTTCCACAGCATCTCGTCCACTTCGTGCGGCGTCGCGGACCGAACAAGTCAAAggtagagagaggaggggacggTTTGTTCTGCTGTTTCCCTCCTGAGcttgttcacacagggagctaTCAGGAAATCAGCTAGCCCTTTTCTGTCACACTtcattagttattattattcaggcaaacaaactggctttttgaggggtttaacatgctcaaattcttacccaAATTTGCAGAATTATAAAGtagtgaaaatgtacgtattctggaggaattttcaatgggcgtggcaaaatggctgaACGGTGCCCCCGAAACCCCCGGAAACCTGGTGGTTtgaggtcagggaagaactcattaCATTCTGGTGCAGCTCTGGCTCAGGGGGCAGATGCAGGAGTATTTCTTAAACATTGAGAAATGGGGtgtttttcaacctttttaCTGATTTCTCACAGACTAATTAATGGAGCATTCCTAGAGGCGTTACCCTGCAGCAGACCTCAGCTCTAggtcaaatacacaaaaatgtgcAGGGTAGGGGAAAAAAATGACTATCCATGTTGGAGTCATTCTCCAGCACTGGGGATATAGGACCTATTAAGTGATTGATCCATGATAGgtgaaccatagactgtttatggtgtgaacacacacacattaataaaaGGCTAGCTTTGTATCTAGCTACTGTTGACCCAGTATTTTGTGCAGTGTAGAATACAGGACAGTTTTGCcatctttaatttttttattatatttatagcCTTATGGCATCATTGACAGCAAAGGGTTAACAgacattacaaaaacaaaaactgcttAGAAAATACTTACCTAGGCTGttccttaattaaaaaaaaaaagatcaatttGTGTTTAGCTCTGACATCTGACCGGAAGTTTGGGCCTTTTCCAATGACCTGAAACTTCTTTGTCCGGCCTTGTccaatcattttttaaaaatcagagTGTGACATCAAACAGGACAACAGCTACTAAACATATCCTTTGattaacaacaaaaatataagtTGGCATTAGGTGAGGGGAAGAACTCTTTATCTTGACATATTCCTCAAAACTTGCACATCTACCAATTGCATTCATTGAATAACAGCTTAAGACAAACTAAAGAACAATTGCAATCtatgttttacatttgcacGTTAAAGCTGATGAAAAGCAAGTCAGAGTAACAATTTTCATGGTGCaacatttgtcttttaaaacacGCAAAACTCTTTATCCATTAATAAATAGATTCAAAGAGTAATGATGGCTGGGCATTCTCTCCACAAGCTGCAGTCAGTCCTGTgttcacacagacagaagaaacaaaaatccACTGATCCAAGTACGGAAGGGGCAAGCAGGGCATTCACGACCCCTTCATGGTCACCAAATATACTTTCAGGACAAGAGTCACAGATGAGCTGCCTGAAAGTCTCAGGCTCTATCTGGCTCAGGAAATGCAGATGAGATGATGTGATGGGGTGTCACATGTGTGCATCTTTAGGCTCCTTCACAAATAAGAGTCCCATCAATAGTAaatgacagacagatggagtTGCTCAGAAACGGGGGAGGGAGTGGAGGCTGACGATTCAAGCTGGGgggctgaaaaaaacaaataaccaGATGGCAAGGGATATACATGGCTCGGGTAAATGGGGAAACGATATCTTCCACTTCAGGCATTCTCACTCGTCTCTGTCTGGAAATTGACCAGAGGTTCTGGCTTGTGGCCCTTGCTATGGTGGTCCCACATCTGCAGGTAGAGCCTCTCCAGGTCCATGGAGTACTGCTTGGTGTTGAAAAGAGGGCTGCAGATTCGCTGCTTCCACACACGTGCTCTAACCATCTTCAGGCTGGAGGGAAGGGAGAAAAATGTTCAGACTTGGTGTTGCGAAAAGATGTTTTGTAATGGATCAAATGGATCAGGTGTACTTACTATtccatgtcagagcccagtttGACCGCTATGTCCTCATAGTCCTGACGACTCTGGGCTATGAGCTCAGGGCAGCCCAGACAGTTGAGCTGTGAGGCAGCCACACGGGAGGCCAGGGTCTCACCTTTACAAAGAGGTTTCACAATTAAAAAGCAGCCTAGAGAGTATAACTCATTGATCTTTATGTTGgaatgatatttatgagtgtgtgtaatttcgtgcagatccaaataaaaatccagatgcattgaatttaaatgtggtttcataggggCGCTTGGGCCTGGCTGAAGGTACCATTGTAGTTTCAGAATTTTTGAATTAGAATAAACAAATCATGATGCGGAAATCCTAGTGCCCTCACCTGGCATGGTGACCATGGGTGTTCCAGCCCAGAGAACGTCCATGCCTGTGGTGTGACCATTGCAAAGAGGAGTGTCCAAGCACACATCAGCCAGTTGGCCcctcctcacatgctcctcctTGGGTGCCACAGGGGAGAAGATGATGCGAGAGCCAGGCAGACCCATGTTCTGAGCGTACTGCTGGATGTTCGGCTCGCCCACGGCAGGGAAGCGAAGAAGCCACAACACGCTGTTGGATACACGCTTTAGGATCTGCAATGAGAAGGCAGTTGAgacaaatattcattttttgCAGAGTTGAAGGAACATTCAAAGTAGTTATATCCATGTATGGCTAACTTACATTGGCCCACATCTGAAGAGTAGGGGGGTCAATCTTGTAGAGCTGGTTGAAGTTGCAGTAGACGATGGAGTCCTCTGGAAGACCATACTGGGAGCGGGTTGTGACAACGATTGTGCGGGGAACCTCCTCGCCAGTAGCAGCTTTGTTGTTGATCTacgggtggggagggggggacaaAAGTGTTTTACGGTGAAGTTGCCAAAGTGCTTCTGTGTGACTGGTCTTAATTGTTGAACCAATTGATATTAGTATCCTGCCAAGCTATGATTGTAGGATTATGTTGAGCCCAGTCCCTTGTGACACCAGTTCCCTTCACCAACACTTCTGCGCTACCACCTTACTTTCATGATCGAACATTACCTTTAGGAACATAGTCTGAGAGGCTGCTGAAAAGATCTGGAAAAGCAGCGAGCTATATTAATTTGCTGCTCTGGACTTGGTATCAGCATTTGCAGACTCTTTAGGCCCATACGATACAGCTCATTATGTGCATTTATACTGTCAAGTGTGTCCGAGCCAGACGTACCTGTGTGGTGGCCAGGCCATTGCTGACAGTGAAGCCATTAATTGTGACCTGGATTTGACCTTGATTGATCATGTTGATGATGGCTTCAGCTGCAGTGTTCATGGGAATAACTGGCATGGACAGAGCTCCATTAGTTTCCCCAGCAGGTTCCTGGTTGTTGTCACACTTCATCTGTCAAAAAGAACAGTTTCAACTTTAATGCCTGGGTATAGTTCAGTGCTGTATCATCAATAAACATAGTGTTTCATTCTGGTTTGTCAGTGAGACCAAAACTCCACAATGCAACATGGACAGTGAAACAATGCTGTAGAAGCCCAAAACTCACCTTTATTACTTTAACATCTGGCAGACTGTCCAGGAAGGCCTTCAGATCTATACCATTAAGGACAATGCGGTTGTCGAAGATGTGTCCATTAGACTTGAAATCAATCACTGCCTTTTTCTGTGAatgaaaaaaatttaattttattcaCCATCTAGTTACTTTTATTTGAAAGAGAGCAGCGTTGTGAGGATGGACAGACCTTGAGGTGAGGGAACATGTTGGCGTGATCTCCAATGAAGAACGTGTGGGGCATGTAGGCAAGTTTTTCAGAATACTGATCGGCCACCTCCAAAGGTGAGGTCTCCTTGTCAGTGATAATGTAGTCCATGAAGGGAGCCCCGCTGGTTCCAGGGTAACCCAGCCACATAcactgatataaaaaaaagagaccaACGTTTAGTGAATTATTTGAGGCAAACCATTCGCTGTATTCTCTCATCAATAGAGATCAGACTGAATGTAAGCAAGGAAGCGTTTACGTGTTTTTCCTCAATTGTGTCAACTTGAAGACATCTTAAGAGTTTACCTGTAAGGGGGCTGGGCGGAGGGCGAACAGCTCATTTCGGGCTCCTTTGGTGTATCCGTTCATGTTGACTAGAATGTGAAGTCCGTCCTGGTGAATGCGATCAGCTGCCTTGCCATTGCAAGGGATCTGGAGGAAAGGGaatcatttattatattttttaaggaATTAAAACCACATATAAAGAAGCAACTCCTGGCTGTGACAGTTACCTGTGAGAGGTCTGTGAAATGATGAGCCTCTGCTACCACTTTGACACGGAAGTTGGTGCTATCGTCCGGGCTTAGCGCATAGCAGAACACCTGGAGGAAAATAAGTTATTCACTGATGGGTTAAACAAATAAACGCTTCAACATACAAAAGGGTCTATATTGCACGTTGAGTTGATCATCTCTAGAAATAAAATCACTATTAAGATCACCCACCTCAAATTTCTCAGGATTGTGCATTCCAGGAATGGACTGCATCAGATGAGACGTCGGGTGGTTGCCAAAGTCAGAGCTGACATATCCGACACGCAGACGTCCACTGCTGGCCTTCAGGTCTTTGGGATACTCAAAAGCAGGTTTGTGCAGCGCGTTGACCTGTAGGATGACCACGAGGGTAAAAATATAACTACAGCAAGACAACCCATTCTACATTGACTTAGataggataaaaaaaacttgaCATATCTTGTTCTCAAATCATGTCCAGCAACAACCCTTAACATAATCCCTGCAAGCAACCCATTCACCACCATATTGCTCTTTTCCTACAAAGTCAGAAACATCTTGTATCTCACCCAACCCTTACCTTCCCACTTATCCCAGCAGACAGCCACTGCCATCACCATCCACCTCCCAAAAAAGTGAATTAAAGGTTACTTGCTTTCATCATTTTGTGTACCTTGTCCAGACAAAGGTTCCCGTGGCGCTCAGCAATCGCCTTGCGGAA from Limanda limanda chromosome 10, fLimLim1.1, whole genome shotgun sequence carries:
- the LOC133011528 gene encoding CD209 antigen-like; the protein is MTTSPPGSKALDGMYSHLIEAEDEQHRRSDVEVSQVRLPPRLSGPRPYRLAIICLATLCAILLISIIAMAAQGKNKAQGGGEVAPGPQKQTQDVNVTALTANNSALMLEKKQLQVQIDELLVKLATLMATKAPEVIKPTEAAIVCPMEWQLFNNSCYLISRLSRDWHESQSYCQSQGAHLAIIHSAEEQTFLWDLLPRGHWNAYWFGITDGQTEDQWKWVDDTPVVGGFWEVGEPNNHINEDCGYMIKTRVLTRVAVRSWYDAPCHMGLPYICEKEMGAGVSTAMPH